In Syngnathus acus chromosome 21, fSynAcu1.2, whole genome shotgun sequence, one genomic interval encodes:
- the slc40a1 gene encoding solute carrier family 40 member 1: MENSRAKKTCCESVQDFFTSAKFLIYLGHALSTWGDRMWNFAVAVFLVELYGNSLLLTAVYGLVVAGSVLLLGAIIGDWVDRNPRLKVAQMSLIVQNSCVMLCGIILMVVFRFKEQLVEAYNGWLLTTCYILVISIANMANLASTAMSITIQRDWVVVVAGQDSSKLADMNATVRIIDQLTNILAPMLVGQIMAFGSHFIGCGFISGWNLFSMFLEYTLLWKVYQKTPALAVKGGQKAEHQQELKQLSPVKESETGQSPEESSQPLMNANVAAVKSVAPKERGCCHQVTEPLRTFKAGWKAYYNQSIFFAGMSLAFLYMTVLGFDCITTGYAYTQGLNGSVLSLLMGASAVSGICGTVAFTWVRKKCGLVRTGFISGVAQLSCLVLCVFSVFAPGSPLDLSVSPFQDVYSHLVGEKTLPEAEQLVIALTGGNVTAATSAPTQEIPSIKSYMSVSLLFAGVIAARVGLWSFDLTVTQLIQENVIESERGVINGVQNSMNYLLDLLHFIMVILAPNPEAFGLLVIISVSFVAAGHAMYFYFAFKSLGRRLFLCCSPEPNVETDDSPSPTNAAAV; the protein is encoded by the exons ATGGAGAATTCCCGAGCCAAAAAGACATGCTGTG AATCCGTTCAAGATTTCTTCACTTCAGCAAAATTCCTCATCTATTTGGGTCATGCACTGTCCACTTGG GGTGACCGAATGTGGAACTTTGCCGTGGCCGTGTTCCTGGTGGAGCTGTACGGGAACAGCTTGCTGCTCACGGCCGTGTACGGGTTGGTGGTGGCCGGCTCCGTGCTGCTGCTCGGGGCCATCATTGGCGACTGGGTGGACAGGAATCCCAGACTCAAAG TGGCCCAGATGTCTTTGATCGTCCAGAACAGTTGCGTGATGCTGTGCGGGATTATCCTCATGGTGGTTTTCCGATTCAAAGAGCAACTCGTGGAGGCCTACAACGGGTGGCTGCTG ACCACCTGCTACATTCTGGTGATCAGCATTGCCAACATGGCCAACCTGGCCAGTACGGCCATGTCCATCACCATCCAGCGGGactgggtggtggtggtggcagGCCAGGACAGCAGCAAGTTGGCAG ATATGAATGCTACGGTGCGGATTATCGATCAGCTGACCAACATCCTGGCCCCCATGCTGGTGGGCCAGATCATGGCCTTCGGCTCGCACTTCATCGGCTGCGGCTTCATCTCGGGCTGGAACCTCTTCTCCATGTTTCTGGAGTACACGCTGCTGTGGAAGGTCTACCAGAAGACGCCGGCGCTGGCCGTCAAAGGCGGGCAGAAGGCGGAGCACCAGCAGGAGCTCAAACAACTCAGCCCTGTCAAAG AATCGGAGACAGGCCAAAGTCCCGAGGAGTCCTCTCAACCGCTGATGAACGCCAACGTAGCGGCGGTCAAGAGCGTGGCCCCCAAAGAACGAGGCTGCTGCCACCAGGTGACGGAACCCCTGCGCACCTTCAAGGCCGGCTGGAAGGCGTACTACAACCAGAGCATCTTCTTCGCCGGCATGTCCCTGGCCTTCCTCTACATGACGGTGCTGGGATTCGACTGCATCACCACCGGCTACGCCTACACGCAGGGCCTCAACGGCTCGGTCCTCAGCCTCCTGATGGGCGCTTCGGCCGTGTCGGGCATCTGCGGCACCGTCGCCTTCACGTGGGTCCGAAAGAAGTGCGGCCTGGTCCGGACGGGCTTCATCTCCGGCGTGGCGCAGCTCTCTTGCCTCGTGCTGTGCGTCTTCTCCGTCTTCGCTCCCGGGAGCCCCCTGGATCTCAGCGTTTCACCCTTCCAAGACGTCTACTCCCACCTGGTCGGGGAGAAGACGCTGCCTGAGGCCGAGCAGCTGGTGATCGCCCTTACCGGCGGGAACGTGACCGCCGCCACCAGTGCGCCGACCCAAGAAATACCGAGCATCAAGTCCTACATGTCTGTTAGTTTGCTGTTTGCTGGCGTCATTGCTGCAAGGGTCG GCCTGTGGTCCTTTGACCTGACGGTGACTCAGCTGATCCAGGAGAATGTCATCGAGTCAGAGCGAGGCGTGATCAACGGCGTCCAGAACTCCATGAATTACCTCTTGGACCTGCTGCACTTCATCATGGTGATCCTGGCGCCCAACCCGGAGGCCTTCGGCTTGCTGGTCATCATCTCGGTGTCGTTCGTGGCGGCGGGCCACGCCATGTACTTCTACTTTGCCTTCAAGAGTCTCGGCCGTCGTCTGTTCCTGTGCTGCTCGCCGGAGCCGAATGTTGAGACGGACGACAGCCCCTCGCCTACcaacgccgccgccgtctAA
- the cops8 gene encoding COP9 signalosome complex subunit 8 isoform X2, with protein sequence MPAAVIMEESFDKLLEQCEAQELEAPGGITTPQVYAQLLALYLLHNDMNNARYLWKRIPRAIKVANPELAAIWTVGQHIWQRDFPGIYTSIAAHQWSENILPVMEALQESTRQRAYGLVAQAYTSISAEDFAAFVGYSVEEAIKGVVSQGWQADPTTRMVMPKKPDPPPVSSVPNEQQLARLTDYVAFLEN encoded by the exons ATGCCTGCTGCTGTAATTATGGAAGAAAGTTTTGACAAACTATTAGAGCAGTGTGAAGCGCAAGAGCTCGAG GCACCAGGAGGCATTACAACCCCTCAAGTATATGCGCAACTTCTGGCACTTTATTTACTACATAATGATAT GAATAACGCCAGGTATCTCTGGAAGCGGATTCCACGGGCAATCAAAGTG GCAAATCCTGAATTAGCAGCAATTTGGACAGTTGGCCAGCACATATGGCAACGAGATTTCCCCGGGATCTACACGTCGATTGCAGCTCATCAGTGGTCCGAAAATATTCTCCCGGTAATGGAGGCCCTTCAAG AGAGTACGCGACAAAGGGCCTACGGGCTCGTGGCGCAGGCGTACACGTCCATAAGCGCCGAAGACTTCGCCGCCTTTGTGGGCTATTCGGTGGAAGAAGCCATCAAAG GTGTGGTGAGTCAGGGCTGGCAGGCGGATCCCACCACCAGGATGGTGATGCCCAAAAAGCCAG ATCCTCCCCCCGTTTCGTCGGTTCCCAACGAGCAGCAGTTGGCCAGACTCACCGATTACGTGGCGTTCTTGGAGAACTGA
- the cops8 gene encoding COP9 signalosome complex subunit 8 isoform X1 codes for MSLFRFCYISCVSFTSLSVSRIIVVGGSIQTFVASLWEAVIKFVFWAPGGITTPQVYAQLLALYLLHNDMNNARYLWKRIPRAIKVANPELAAIWTVGQHIWQRDFPGIYTSIAAHQWSENILPVMEALQESTRQRAYGLVAQAYTSISAEDFAAFVGYSVEEAIKGVVSQGWQADPTTRMVMPKKPDPPPVSSVPNEQQLARLTDYVAFLEN; via the exons ATGTCGCTTTTCCGCTTTTGTTACATTTCGTGTGTTTCCTTCACCAGCTTGTCGGTGAGTCGTATAATTGTGGTGGGCGGATCAATCCAAACATTCGTAGCATCGCTTTGGGAAGCGGTCAttaaatttgtgttttgg GCACCAGGAGGCATTACAACCCCTCAAGTATATGCGCAACTTCTGGCACTTTATTTACTACATAATGATAT GAATAACGCCAGGTATCTCTGGAAGCGGATTCCACGGGCAATCAAAGTG GCAAATCCTGAATTAGCAGCAATTTGGACAGTTGGCCAGCACATATGGCAACGAGATTTCCCCGGGATCTACACGTCGATTGCAGCTCATCAGTGGTCCGAAAATATTCTCCCGGTAATGGAGGCCCTTCAAG AGAGTACGCGACAAAGGGCCTACGGGCTCGTGGCGCAGGCGTACACGTCCATAAGCGCCGAAGACTTCGCCGCCTTTGTGGGCTATTCGGTGGAAGAAGCCATCAAAG GTGTGGTGAGTCAGGGCTGGCAGGCGGATCCCACCACCAGGATGGTGATGCCCAAAAAGCCAG ATCCTCCCCCCGTTTCGTCGGTTCCCAACGAGCAGCAGTTGGCCAGACTCACCGATTACGTGGCGTTCTTGGAGAACTGA
- the cops8 gene encoding COP9 signalosome complex subunit 8 isoform X3, producing MNNARYLWKRIPRAIKVANPELAAIWTVGQHIWQRDFPGIYTSIAAHQWSENILPVMEALQESTRQRAYGLVAQAYTSISAEDFAAFVGYSVEEAIKGVVSQGWQADPTTRMVMPKKPDPPPVSSVPNEQQLARLTDYVAFLEN from the exons AT GAATAACGCCAGGTATCTCTGGAAGCGGATTCCACGGGCAATCAAAGTG GCAAATCCTGAATTAGCAGCAATTTGGACAGTTGGCCAGCACATATGGCAACGAGATTTCCCCGGGATCTACACGTCGATTGCAGCTCATCAGTGGTCCGAAAATATTCTCCCGGTAATGGAGGCCCTTCAAG AGAGTACGCGACAAAGGGCCTACGGGCTCGTGGCGCAGGCGTACACGTCCATAAGCGCCGAAGACTTCGCCGCCTTTGTGGGCTATTCGGTGGAAGAAGCCATCAAAG GTGTGGTGAGTCAGGGCTGGCAGGCGGATCCCACCACCAGGATGGTGATGCCCAAAAAGCCAG ATCCTCCCCCCGTTTCGTCGGTTCCCAACGAGCAGCAGTTGGCCAGACTCACCGATTACGTGGCGTTCTTGGAGAACTGA
- the trim63b gene encoding E3 ubiquitin-protein ligase TRIM63 — protein MDVQRTGSLLRPPSPMDSLEKQLSCPICLEMFTKPVVILPCQHNLCRSCASDLYDSRNPYRFSGGVFRCPTCRFEVVLDRHGVHGLQRNLLVENIIDIYKQQQEVTGGGGNTESSLKPKESKEPKCQEHEDERINIYCKTCQTPTCSMCKVFGLHKDCEVAPLESVFQSQKTELSNAIDGLVASNSRLQSLLIQMEDACRVVQENAQRAKQGLAERFDLLYAVLEERKTVLLEQIGKEQDQKVATLRALSQRYGERLQASTDLTDSAVRALEQSGAAEFLVAAKGLITQTKDAAKGSAGEERPEPGFEKMDHFAVSTEHVEALLAKMDFGSDDDDDFDDAEEEEE, from the coding sequence ATGGACGTCCAGAGGACCGGATCGTTGCTTCGCCCTCCGAGCCCCATGGACAGCCTGGAGAAACAACTGAGCTGCCCCATCTGCCTTGAAATGTTCACCAAGCCGGTGGTCATCCTGCCCTGCCAGCACAACCTGTGCCGCAGCTGCGCCAGCGACCTCTACGACTCGCGCAACCCCTACCGCTTCTCCGGCGGCGTCTTCCGCTGCCCCACCTGCAGGTTCGAGGTGGTGCTGGACCGCCACGGCGTGCACGGGCTCCAGCGCAACCTGCTGGTGGAGAACATCATCGACATCTACAAGCAGCAGCAAGAAgtgaccggcggcggcggcaataCGGAAAGCTCCCTCAAGCCCAAAGAGTCCAAGGAGCCCAAATGCCAGGAGCACGAAGACGAGAGAATCAACATTTACTGCAAAACCTGCCAGACCCCGACCTGCTCCATGTGCAAAGTGTTTGGCCTGCACAAGGACTGCGAAGTGGCGCCCCTGGAGAGCGTCTTTCAGAGCCAGAAGACCGAACTGAGCAACGCCATCGACGGCCTGGTGGCCAGCAACAGCCGCCTGCAGTCTCTGCTCATCCAGATGGAAGACGCCTGCCGCGTCGTCCAGGAAAACGCCCAGCGCGCCAAGCAAGGCCTGGCCGAGCGCTTCGACCTGCTCTACGCCGTCCTGGAGGAGCGAAAGACCGTCCTCCTGGAGCAGATCGGCAAGGAGCAAGACCAGAAGGTGGCCACGCTGCGGGCGCTGTCCCAGCGTTACGGCGAGCGACTCCAAGCCAGCACCGACCTGACCGACTCGGCCGTCAGGGCCCTGGAGCAGAGCGGCGCCGCCGAGTTCCTGGTGGCGGCCAAGGGCCTCATCACGCAGACCAAAGACGCGGCCAAAGGCTCGGCGGGCGAAGAGCGCCCCGAGCCCGGTTTCGAGAAGATGGATCATTTCGCCGTGTCGACGGAGCACGTGGAAGCGCTGCTGGCCAAGATGGACTTTGGCtccgacgacgatgatgatttCGACGAtgccgaggaagaggaggaatga